CATCCCACTAAAGTCTGTCATCTCTCCCTTTTGACGTCTCATGCTACCGAACAACATCAGAAGTGACACGAAGTTAACTTTTTTTGTTAAGCATACATTGAGCTTCCTGCTACTGTTCACACTTGTGCGTGAGCTCCCTGCTTACATAAAAGATGACTCACTAATGACTGGGAATCACAAATGATTATCATGATGAAGTTAGCCTTTCACCCTGTAAACACATATTGGTCGCGAGCAACACTTCATTCTCTAATATCTGTGACAGAATGTGATAGTGTGGTAGTGTTATGCATGTAATGGCTAACAGGagcagtctttttttctttacactaGCCACAATGTCTCATGGTAGAtatccataaaatattaaactttaaagtgatgaacCCTGTAGTGAAATTTCCATATGTATTCCATATGACTCCAAAGTATATCAAAATAAACTATTCTGGATCTGTGTTTGAACATGCAGCGTCATTTTTAGTCATGCTATTACTTGGTCAGTCCACCACATGGATTGCCGTGAAATTTTTTACACACATCCATTGTCCCCACTCTGTTCAAGGAAATGACTTTTAGTGTAGGTGGTCTTGACTTCAACACTGGTTTAAGACATTGTTGTACCTGCCAGCTGCTAGCATGACTGAAAGTGGACTTGCTTCTAGAGGTCCTTGTTAAGATAGCAGAGTTGAACTCTTAGGCTGCATTTAGAATATACAGGACGGATACAGTATAGGATATTACTTTGCTTTAGGAAACTGTAGCttgagaaaaaaaggacaaatttgTTGCAAATTAGTTGCTTAACTAATATTGTCAATCAACCAAATATAGCAAGCAATTTCATAGAAAATTAAGATATAAATAGTTGTTGCAGGTCAGTATAATGACAGAGTCCTCTCAGATAATAGGAGTCACTAAGATAACACCGGCTTACTCATCTTTCTAgatgatatatatgataatgAGTGACTGCTGATGTCAGATAGATTGAGTGGGATGGCTTTCATTACAGTGATTCAGCCTACTCCATAATATGCTCATTTCGATTAAAAATGACACTcggagataaaaagaaaaaaaaactttcagaatGTGTCTCCAAATGTACAAGGTCATAtcatatcttttattttacagccaGTTGCATTCAAAGGTGCAGTTTCTAAAAATGCAGTGCAAAGTAGATTAGCAAGTAAACATGACAGGTTACAATATAAAAGCACAGCACCATTAGCCACTGTACAACAGTGTCATGTGAAGCTACAGTTACTTGATAcattcctaaaaaaacaaaaacaaaaaaacaaccttaaaaACGTGTTGTCTGAATGTATATGTCATGGTTTTACTTGACATAATAACTCCCCTACATTCTCACAAGGGTGActacaaaaaatacacatttgtgcTTTTACACTGAAAATTACACATAGACTACATATAATGCCACTtcagttcaaaatgttttatcttgCACATTCATTTAGTAAAAATACACTGACCTGAGATTGGGATTCACAATCTGTGACCTACAATGGTACATGGATTGATAGAATACAAACCCAGGAAAGCTACTACTACACTGTAGTTTACTGAATGTAGGATACAATATCTAATCACCACAACATGTGAGGGTATCAATCCACAATAAGTGATAATGTCAAGGAATGGTGGCTGTTAAAATTAAATAGCTGAGTCATATTATTTGATGGGTTTTACCTCtcttaaaaacagagatattttttcttttgctctgttttgCTGATACGTATACCCAACAGTAAAGCCTTATCTGTATTAGGACTTCAGAAAATCAATGGAATTTTATCATTATACTGTTCCATTGAGAAAATGTGTGATCATTCATGTCTTGTCGAGTTATATTCCATCTTCACTACTTTGGGAGCATCAGCAGCTTTTTGTTTAGTGGGGGTCTTTCTTCCATCTTGCTCAGTCTTCCTGGGAATTCTGGGGCTGCCAGCAGCTTTCCTGCCGGTCTGAGGGCTGGAGGAGCCGGCAGCCATTTTGCGCTGAAGTAACGGGCTCTTGGAGCTCTTGGGCTTCACTGGTGTCAATAAAGAGTCCATGACCTTTAGTGACCTCAGGCTGAGCAGACCACAGAAGTAGTTACACTGGTGCTGGGAGACAAACAGCTCAAAAACTTTGGGATTCCCTTCAACAGACAGACCTTGATGCCTgcagcaacacaaaacaaaacaagtcgtTATAGTTATGATTGGTATAAATGTAAATTGCCTGTAAAATTTAGTTTTCACAGTATAATttgcaaaaacaacacaatacaaatatacaGACCCTGTCGATTTGACTGAAATTCCAACATTGGTGATCTTAGTGTCAACACCTGCAAAATAACACCATgcaattactttatttattccaaTGTAACAGACATGAAATGTGGATTGTCACCGCATTCACTCcagcatgaaaacatttaaatgcaaactGAGTACCTTGGGCACAACATACTTTAAACTATATAACAAACTGTGTGTAATGGACCTGATGATGTGTTCAGTACACATTCTTCTTTTAACTTAAGACAAGGATTGAAAAGGTAAAAATGTAGGCAGCTTGGCACACAAGTTTGgtaaaggaaaaacaacaatatcACTTTGCCCTGTTGTATTCAGGTATCAGCCTACCCTCCAATCGAGTGAGTAGCAGATTGCCATTGGTCCACTGAAAGATCCAGTGCTGCAGAGCACAGCACTTCTGCTCCACCTCAGAGCCAGTCCTCATATCTATTCTGCCTGCATGATCCAGAACAGAGTACTTCTGATAGACTCCTGTAAGATCAGCCTCCACTGTGGCATAAGGGACAGTGTTTGCAGGTCGGTAGATCATGTAAACTGGAATCACCCTGTGTAACAAAGATTGTCATGATGTGAATGACCTTTAGTAAGGTTAAATGGTCCATGCACCACAGTACAATAGTACTCAAGAGGGTGTTAACTTTGGTGAAGAGTAAACTGATTGTACTCACTCAAGAGAAGGACCAAAGTGTTCAATCACTCTTGCCTCTGCTGAGAAAATTTTGCAGTATTCACGAGCCAAGTTCTGAATTTTACACTCCTGTATCCAGAACATTGGAGAATAGCCAGTAAAGATAAGATCAACCTACAGCCGTATATTTATTCAATCTCCATTTGTTTAGTGCCTCGGTGATCTTATGTGGGTGGCACCTGACTGATTCTTTTTAATCCTGAATTTGTCAGTATACTGAATGAATTTAATAAGATACAAATAAGTTACAAAATCAAACCTTATTCTCACATACCTGCTTGGTAATGTCCAGGTTCCTGTCTATGAGGCAGCTTTCTCCTTTGCCTCCGTAGGCGATGGGGTTACGTGCTTTAATGATACATGTGTTTCCAGACTCAAACACAGGCTCCAGCCCATAAATGACTTTTGCCCTCCAAACTTTATGTGAGCAGCCATCACCAATATGAGATTCCTGCATCATTATACGGCCAAAGAATTTGTTACCCCAGATGCCAGAATCGCCCACACCCTTGCTGAATATCAGGGGTGTCATTTCGATTTCTTCTCCAACTGCATATAGAAGAATGTAAGAATGGCAGTCAGAAAAAGCATTTGGGCCAGCATGTGACGTTGGAAAAAGTGTGATCTAAACATGTAAAATCTCATCTTACCGCCAAGGTCCTCACGTAAGGACATTCCAGCCAAGACTGCAACACAGTGAGAGAGCACATGAGACTTGTTGTAGCCCAAACATGCaggaaaaaatatttattttatgccAAATGTAAGGTAAACAAGTACATACTATCAGCACTGAGAAGACAGTCTGTTGAGTCCGTCCCATATTCATTAGTGATTGTGCATCCATAAACTCCAGAGTCTTTGCATGATGCCTGAAGAATGGCAAGGTTGACCTGAGTTTCATCCCCTGcactgagaaacaaacaaatcaaatgatttTGAATGCTTCAGTATGGTATATGTGTGTTAATTGAAAATAATAACTTGAATGAACAATAAGTGTTTGTTCAAGTTTGCAGAAACATGAGTAAAATTCAGTCTTACAGTATATAAGTGATTACTACATGGAGTAAATGGCATTTTTTTCTTgctaaaaaaacagcaatatttTATAGAAAGTAATATGTGTGTAAGCATCTTTATAAATATCTAATGTCTTGtgaatctgcagattaattttaTAGTTACTCTAGAAACTTACTTTCTTTTGATCTGAGTGACCCCCTCTTCATTTCTGTACCATTTAATTGTAGAGTCACTGAGAACGTTGAAGAACTGGCACCACAGTTTCAAGTGTCCTGAGGCATCTGCAAAAGTTTCAGCCCTGATCTTACGAATAACCTGAGGAGCTGTCAGGAAAGAGACCCAACATAAATGACATAGTGAAGATACACACTCTGCTATGTTCTAATTATCAAGCAACCTGTATGTATATCAGTGTCATGCAGTGTATAATTGGATTAGATAAAGATATAAACAGGACAGCAGTGTAAACAGTGTTATTAGTGTTTTTCAGTGCTAATGCGctatacattacatacatacattatatggTGGAGTGAAACCTACAACAACCCACAACTGTGTGCCAGGAAACAGTGAATGAGGATGTATACAAAATATTGACAGTTCACCAGCCTGTGCACCTTGTGGTGAGTGAAAAGCAGTTCTTCTCTTTGGTTTTGCACATTCAGTGTGCTAAATTCAGCTTACACACCACTGGCTttacaaacagcaaaaacataCGAACATATATGTGTCTGTCTCTAAGTGTGtgcactgctgctgtctgccaCATTGTCTTTTTTGATAcgaaaagttgaaaaaaaaattatatgcCAGCTATGATAAGAATTTCTAGCAATTtctattaaagcaacatttaaaaatactgtaACAACACGAAGACATTTTACCTTTGAATGGGTCGTGCTTGTCCTTATCCGTAGGTTTCCCCTCAGTTTTGGCCATGTGGATCTCCTCAGTGGACTGCTGGCTTGGTGCTTGAATCTCAGGTGTCATCTTCTTTCTGTTCAATAGTGGAGAACGCTTTTCTAAAGGAGGTGTTTGCTCACCAGGGAGCTGCAGAAGAGGTGACCGTCGTGACAGGCTTGGGGATGTCGAGAGGTTCACAAGACTTGGGTTAAGCTTGCTGCTCTGTATAGAAAGttcctttttctgtgtttgggtATTGACTGGTGATGTGGCCTCTGTGGTCTCTTCAGATTTGGCCTTGGGTACTAGGATTTTGCGTCGGGCCCCAGACGCCAGTTCTTGTGCAGTAGCAGAAGGGATGGGAGAAACACAATTTCTTCTCTTTAACAATGGACTAGCCTCAGGAGTTGGACTGGTTAAGGAGTCCGTCCTTGAAAATTCCTCAACCACAGAGCTGTCCTTCTGAATATGTTGAAGATTATTCTCTTGTGTATCGGTGTCAACCACACTTTTAGTGGGAAACTTTTGTACACTCGGCAAAgaattgttttttgtgttgtgttcttcCATTTTGTATTGATCTAAAAGTCCTTCAGTGATCCCCCTTTCAGTTTTGCTGTTGAGTTTAATCTCTGAGCTTAATTTTTGTATAAATTCGATGTCTTTACCTTGAACAGGTTTATCTTTGGCATGCTTCAAAATAGTAATATTTGACTCTTGACCACTGGTCTCTATAGGCGTTACTGTAAGTGGAGTCACAGCTTCTTGACTGACAGTTCCAGATAGGCTTGAAACCAGAGTTGATACATCTGCTTCCTGGCAAATGTCCATAACTCCCTTATATTTTTTGGCACTGCCAACACGTCCTGCAGTCTCTATAGTGGTGCCAGTGTCTACAACAGGGATAGGTGGGATTACAAGAGGTTTTTGTAAAGCCTGAACAGGTGGTGAAATTACACCTGGAGTCTGACTTTGTTCCTCATCAGTTTTATTTAGCAGGCGATAAACCTCCATAAGGGtttcctttatattttttgggGGAGCATCGTCAATACTCGTCTCAGTTTTCCTGTCAGGCATTGACTTCTTCACTTCTGTTTTACTTTTGCTGTCGTCATCTTTTATCGCCTTACAAGTTTCAGTAGAAGTTGCAGTTGGCTGTTGTACAAAGTCAGCATGGACCGGTATGGTGGTCAATGAATTTGCTAGTGTGGACTCAAGAGCCTTTATTTGTGATCTCAAAAGTTCAGCTACAGATATGACTTTTGTTACAGGTTTTTGAATTTCCTGCAAATCTTTAATTTGGACTTGGgatacatttgtgttttctggagTTTTTGTTTGGAGTGGAAAAGCAGGCTCAAATAAATCGGATTTCAAATTGTGTAATTCTGAATGAGTTTCCTCTCCCATTTTTGATATATGCTCATTATTCTCCACGTCGATAacatctctgtctttgtttcctgcATCTTTGGTCTTATCGATTTCATTGTTGAGAATCATATGAAGGGTAGCACTTTCAGTCTCTATCTCAACTATCTTCTCACTTGGGGCGATACTGTCAGACTGCACTAATAACTTATCTACCTCCTTACTCTCTATCTTCTCATTAACTTGTATTTCTGTC
The Larimichthys crocea isolate SSNF chromosome VIII, L_crocea_2.0, whole genome shotgun sequence genome window above contains:
- the alpk3b gene encoding alpha-protein kinase 3 isoform X1 — encoded protein: MLMFDGKLQCLKSVSAVGYLSKEGKKPVNVFLCLVEMGSRRATHPSLGNGRSNSVDDTNGSSRPSGCSYISNVRPENRSTLCSMMAQLTEETQPSFETTVKSKAVSENCNVKFSCVVTGHPAPQVIWYKDDVQLDRYCGLPKYEIFRNGQNHSLHIYNCTVEDAAMYQASASNIKGIVSCSGVLEVGEMNEFKIHQRYFAKIKQKAESRRREAEGKENQEPLRTISPDRTQRKRRSTMEAFLSTPSSTEDESSEESNQVVASETEARLQEATVEEVKEKLVPITNGAVSAVIKGQAISENRRSEKSEIHIYDSAQKIFTAHQPKTPFVKKKIKISNSAKVAKSDAPALPASEQRRAKDETSASSALACKDPVQSVRNSEEVMEVENIVSSPVVDSDSRNVTEQHQRSDTEEVSLVEMPSKVEKDVTVASQKEQITALVLPAPLTSANHTVSGTECKEVAKTKIEEADGHKDTKESQNQHPHTTSTLQDMLLQSSAVAVPQQTLRIAKEDISKTEDVTVMDVDEKSTTSTGASIAHRGVDSVNILCESRTVLPQRPCEQAGDQLPEKETSPCQQAVSVSQPALLSEVTQAHTKMNRNDAPVGLERPLNQCTMDTQPPQKTTSERETMTDDIETPSLNRVLQAAIDKMTQDTWDHSRGSNESHAVLFTDLQKSPVQSPGGGENTQGCNVSPTTQQSQVDIAIKTVEGTEIQVNEKIESKEVDKLLVQSDSIAPSEKIVEIETESATLHMILNNEIDKTKDAGNKDRDVIDVENNEHISKMGEETHSELHNLKSDLFEPAFPLQTKTPENTNVSQVQIKDLQEIQKPVTKVISVAELLRSQIKALESTLANSLTTIPVHADFVQQPTATSTETCKAIKDDDSKSKTEVKKSMPDRKTETSIDDAPPKNIKETLMEVYRLLNKTDEEQSQTPGVISPPVQALQKPLVIPPIPVVDTGTTIETAGRVGSAKKYKGVMDICQEADVSTLVSSLSGTVSQEAVTPLTVTPIETSGQESNITILKHAKDKPVQGKDIEFIQKLSSEIKLNSKTERGITEGLLDQYKMEEHNTKNNSLPSVQKFPTKSVVDTDTQENNLQHIQKDSSVVEEFSRTDSLTSPTPEASPLLKRRNCVSPIPSATAQELASGARRKILVPKAKSEETTEATSPVNTQTQKKELSIQSSKLNPSLVNLSTSPSLSRRSPLLQLPGEQTPPLEKRSPLLNRKKMTPEIQAPSQQSTEEIHMAKTEGKPTDKDKHDPFKAPQVIRKIRAETFADASGHLKLWCQFFNVLSDSTIKWYRNEEGVTQIKRNAGDETQVNLAILQASCKDSGVYGCTITNEYGTDSTDCLLSADILAGMSLREDLGVGEEIEMTPLIFSKGVGDSGIWGNKFFGRIMMQESHIGDGCSHKVWRAKVIYGLEPVFESGNTCIIKARNPIAYGGKGESCLIDRNLDITKQECKIQNLAREYCKIFSAEARVIEHFGPSLEVIPVYMIYRPANTVPYATVEADLTGVYQKYSVLDHAGRIDMRTGSEVEQKCCALQHWIFQWTNGNLLLTRLEGVDTKITNVGISVKSTGHQGLSVEGNPKVFELFVSQHQCNYFCGLLSLRSLKVMDSLLTPVKPKSSKSPLLQRKMAAGSSSPQTGRKAAGSPRIPRKTEQDGRKTPTKQKAADAPKVVKMEYNSTRHE
- the alpk3b gene encoding uncharacterized protein alpk3b isoform X2 → MLMFDGKLQCLKSVSAVGYLSKEGKKPVNVFLCLVEMGSRRATHPSLGNGRSNSVDDTNGSSRPSGCSYISNVRPENRSTLCSMMAQLTEETQPSFETTVKSKAVSENCNVKFSCVVTGHPAPQVIWYKDDVQLDRYCGLPKYEIFRNGQNHSLHIYNCTVEDAAMYQASASNIKGIVSCSGVLEVGEMNEFKIHQRYFAKIKQKAESRRREAEGKENQEPLRTISPDRTQRKRRSTMEAFLSTPSSTEDESSEESNQVVASETEARLQEATVEEVKEKLVPITNGAVSAVIKGQAISENRRSEKSEIHIYDSAQKIFTAHQPKTPFVKKKIKISNSAKVAKSDAPALPASEQRRAKDETSASSALACKDPVQSVRNSEEVMEVENIVSSPVVDSDSRNVTEQHQRSDTEEVSLVEMPSKVEKDVTVASQKEQITALVLPAPLTSANHTVSGTECKEVAKTKIEEADGHKDTKESQNQHPHTTSTLQDMLLQSSAVAVPQQTLRIAKEDISKTEDVTVMDVDEKSTTSTGASIAHRGVDSVNILCESRTVLPQRPCEQAGDQLPEKETSPCQQAVSVSQPALLSEVTQAHTKMNRNDAPVGLERPLNQCTMDTQPPQKTTSERETMTDDIETPSLNRVLQAAIDKMTQDTWDHSRGSNESHAVLFTDLQKSPVQSPGGGENTQGCNVSPTTQQSQVDIAIKTVEGTEIQVNEKIESKEVDKLLVQSDSIAPSEKIVEIETESATLHMILNNEIDKTKDAGNKDRDVIDVENNEHISKMGEETHSELHNLKSDLFEPAFPLQTKTPENTNVSQVQIKDLQEIQKPVTKVISVAELLRSQIKALESTLANSLTTIPVHADFVQQPTATSTETCKAIKDDDSKSKTEVKKSMPDRKTETSIDDAPPKNIKETLMEVYRLLNKTDEEQSQTPGVISPPVQALQKPLVIPPIPVVDTGTTIETAGRVGSAKKYKGVMDICQEADVSTLVSSLSGTVSQEAVTPLTVTPIETSGQESNITILKHAKDKPVQGKDIEFIQKLSSEIKLNSKTERGITEGLLDQYKMEEHNTKNNSLPSVQKFPTKSVVDTDTQENNLQHIQKDSSVVEEFSRTDSLTSPTPEASPLLKRRNCVSPIPSATAQELASGARRKILVPKAKSEETTEATSPVNTQTQKKELSIQSSKLNPSLVNLSTSPSLSRRSPLLQLPGEQTPPLEKRSPLLNRKKMTPEIQAPSQQSTEEIHMAKTEGKPTDKDKHDPFKAPQVIRKIRAETFADASGHLKLWCQFFNVLSDSTIKWYRNEEGVTQIKRNAGDETQVNLAILQASCKDSGVYGCTITNEYGTDSTDCLLSADILAGMSLREDLGVGEEIEMTPLIFSKGVGDSGIWGNKFFGRIMMQESHIGDGCSHKVWRAKVIYGLEPVFESGNTCIIKARNPIAYGGKGESCLIDRNLDITKQQRQE